In the Deltaproteobacteria bacterium genome, one interval contains:
- a CDS encoding HsdR family type I site-specific deoxyribonuclease produces MNSDFNHQTARLRLDERNHVEKPLLEQLSGLGWEIIDLDNKQHPADSHRDSFTEVVMPAVLREQLKVINTWLEDDQVEEVVKQLTAGFPGTRLIENNRHVLNLLLENTSVSENRKTGEKSPTVRFIDFEHRFNNRFMAVCQFKVRILGTEHHILPDIVLFLNGLPVVVIECKSPKVKEPMAEAIDQILRYSEQRGAKGEGSAPLFYYNQFMVATCRQQAKFGTITTHSERLFFRWADPYPRTVEDLEHGASGPNDQQRLVAGMLDRDNLLDLIRTFTLFSTNDKGETIKIVGRYQQFRAVKLGVQRLLEGRNPRDRSGIIWHTQGSGKSLTMMFMVREMYRHPTLSKWKVVFVTDRTQLEQQLSETSQSIGFSVKVADSIRTLKELLRSDSSDLVMAMIHKFREADLTQTFPELNPSPHILVMTDEAHRSQYAMLGANLDKGIPNAARIGYTGTPIDKTERVFGDYIDKYTMRRSIEDGVTLEIVYEGRTHNAEVADQTSMDTAFADVFSEYNLQERMEILGYGSRDAYLEAKSTIKAKAGDMVEHYLTHVFPNGYKAQVVAVSREAAVRYKTYIDAAIVEAIAALGKDNPDSIDLDRLKKMQTDVIISGGHNDLPHIKAYSDKSRHETSIKSFKLPFDGEDEGITGNMGIVIVRDMLLTGFDAPVEQVMYLDKVVVAHNLLQAIARVNRVGGEGKDKGFVVDYVGIGHHLKKAIEISDEREQKDVLDALSFPEKELNDLRVAHRSIMAFFEKHGLTDLNDHDAFFDLFYDEDVRFEYLLAFKGFTKSLNLVFPAKEALDFMPDYQQLSEINVLAGKHFRDARLSMKGIPPKLRGITDAYLESKGIDLKVAPISILDQDFESQVGKRKRTKTKAAEVEHAIRHHLDVDLDDDPDLQASFAETLKKILEDFQKNWKKIYEELEKLRQRIINARKEPTYGLHRKKQMPLFRMFRREIFGSSDDIISQAAPSAAGEPPPPIWMNEEDKITHLVDLTQKTFLVVERELKLTGFWESIPARNKLKADLQTILLAEEFVKLPDLIKNRAHIISRIVEIAEKNNDTILYAE; encoded by the coding sequence ATGAATTCGGATTTCAATCATCAGACAGCCCGCCTAAGACTCGACGAGCGCAATCACGTCGAAAAACCACTTCTCGAGCAGCTTTCAGGTCTCGGTTGGGAGATCATTGATCTCGACAACAAACAGCATCCCGCCGATAGCCACCGGGATAGCTTTACCGAAGTGGTGATGCCGGCGGTGCTGCGCGAGCAGTTGAAGGTCATCAATACTTGGCTGGAAGACGACCAGGTTGAAGAAGTGGTCAAGCAGCTCACCGCCGGCTTTCCCGGTACCAGACTGATCGAGAACAATCGCCATGTCTTGAACCTGCTGTTGGAAAACACCAGCGTCAGCGAGAACCGAAAGACAGGTGAAAAGAGCCCTACGGTGCGCTTTATCGATTTCGAGCATCGGTTCAACAACCGCTTTATGGCGGTCTGTCAGTTCAAGGTGCGAATCTTAGGCACCGAGCACCACATTCTTCCGGACATCGTGCTTTTCTTAAATGGCCTGCCGGTTGTGGTGATCGAGTGCAAATCGCCCAAAGTCAAGGAGCCCATGGCCGAGGCCATTGACCAGATACTGCGTTACAGCGAGCAGCGCGGGGCCAAGGGCGAAGGCAGTGCGCCGCTGTTTTATTACAACCAGTTCATGGTCGCCACCTGCCGCCAGCAGGCCAAGTTCGGCACCATCACTACCCACAGCGAGCGGCTTTTTTTCCGCTGGGCGGATCCCTATCCCCGCACCGTGGAGGATCTGGAACACGGCGCCAGCGGTCCCAACGACCAGCAGCGCCTGGTGGCCGGAATGCTCGATCGCGACAACCTGCTCGATCTGATCCGCACCTTCACCCTTTTTTCTACCAACGACAAAGGCGAGACTATCAAAATCGTGGGCCGCTACCAGCAGTTTCGGGCGGTGAAGCTGGGGGTGCAGCGCCTGTTGGAAGGCCGCAACCCCCGCGATCGCAGCGGCATTATCTGGCATACTCAAGGCTCGGGCAAATCGCTGACCATGATGTTCATGGTGCGCGAGATGTATCGTCATCCTACCTTATCCAAATGGAAGGTGGTCTTTGTCACCGACCGCACCCAATTGGAGCAGCAGCTTTCGGAAACCAGTCAGAGCATCGGTTTTTCCGTCAAGGTTGCCGACAGCATCCGCACCCTGAAAGAACTCTTACGCTCGGATTCTTCGGATCTGGTGATGGCCATGATCCATAAGTTTCGCGAAGCGGACTTGACGCAAACCTTTCCGGAGTTAAATCCCAGCCCGCATATTCTGGTGATGACCGACGAAGCGCATCGCTCCCAGTACGCCATGCTCGGAGCCAATCTGGACAAGGGAATTCCCAATGCGGCCCGGATCGGCTACACCGGCACCCCCATCGACAAAACCGAGCGGGTTTTTGGCGATTATATCGACAAATACACCATGCGCCGGTCCATCGAAGATGGTGTAACCCTGGAGATTGTTTATGAAGGCCGCACCCACAATGCCGAAGTGGCGGACCAGACGAGCATGGACACCGCCTTTGCCGATGTGTTCAGCGAATATAACTTGCAAGAGCGCATGGAGATCCTCGGTTACGGCTCCCGTGACGCCTATCTGGAAGCCAAATCCACCATCAAGGCCAAGGCCGGAGATATGGTGGAACACTACCTGACCCACGTCTTCCCCAACGGTTACAAGGCCCAGGTGGTTGCCGTCTCGCGGGAAGCGGCCGTGCGGTACAAGACCTACATCGATGCGGCCATAGTCGAGGCTATCGCCGCCCTTGGAAAAGACAATCCGGACAGCATCGATCTGGACCGGCTTAAAAAGATGCAAACCGATGTGATCATCTCCGGAGGGCACAACGATCTGCCGCACATTAAGGCGTATTCGGATAAGTCAAGGCACGAAACGAGCATCAAGAGCTTCAAGCTTCCTTTTGACGGCGAAGATGAGGGAATCACCGGCAACATGGGTATCGTCATAGTCCGGGACATGCTGCTCACCGGATTTGACGCACCGGTGGAGCAGGTGATGTATCTTGACAAGGTGGTCGTTGCCCACAACCTGCTGCAGGCCATCGCCCGGGTGAACCGGGTCGGCGGCGAGGGGAAGGACAAGGGGTTTGTGGTCGATTACGTCGGCATCGGCCATCACCTGAAAAAAGCCATCGAAATCTCCGACGAGCGCGAGCAGAAGGACGTTCTCGATGCCCTAAGCTTTCCGGAAAAAGAGCTGAATGATTTGCGGGTCGCCCACCGGTCGATTATGGCGTTTTTTGAAAAGCATGGTTTGACCGACCTCAATGACCATGACGCCTTTTTCGACCTTTTTTACGATGAAGATGTGCGCTTTGAGTACTTGCTGGCATTTAAAGGATTCACCAAGAGCCTCAACCTCGTCTTCCCGGCCAAGGAAGCGCTCGACTTCATGCCGGATTACCAGCAGCTCTCCGAAATCAACGTACTGGCGGGAAAACATTTCCGCGACGCGCGTTTGAGCATGAAGGGGATTCCGCCCAAGCTCAGGGGAATTACCGATGCATATCTGGAATCCAAGGGCATTGACCTCAAAGTTGCCCCCATCTCGATTCTGGACCAGGACTTTGAAAGTCAGGTCGGAAAAAGAAAACGGACCAAAACCAAGGCCGCCGAGGTCGAGCATGCCATACGACACCATCTTGATGTGGACCTGGATGACGATCCCGATCTGCAAGCCTCCTTTGCCGAGACCCTGAAGAAAATCCTGGAGGATTTTCAAAAAAACTGGAAAAAGATTTACGAGGAGCTGGAAAAACTGCGGCAACGCATCATCAATGCCCGAAAGGAGCCGACTTACGGCCTGCACCGTAAAAAACAGATGCCGCTGTTTCGCATGTTCAGGCGGGAAATTTTCGGGAGTAGTGATGATATCATATCTCAAGCAGCTCCGTCAGCAGCTGGTGAACCCCCTCCTCCCATTTGGATGAACGAAGAAGATAAAATCACTCACCTGGTGGATTTGACCCAGAAAACTTTTCTGGTGGTAGAGCGGGAATTAAAACTCACCGGCTTCTGGGAGAGCATCCCGGCCCGCAACAAGCTCAAGGCGGATCTGCAAACAATTCTGCTGGCAGAGGAATTTGTCAAACTTCCCGATCTCATCAAAAACCGCGCCCATATTATTTCCAGGATTGTGGAGATTGCGGAAAAGAACAACGACACCATCCTGTATGCAGAGTGA
- a CDS encoding nucleotidyl transferase AbiEii/AbiGii toxin family protein, which produces MITTAELHRVAEKEGLRFDQAEKDYVILWLLSGLAHSEAKDHGWVFKGGTCLRHCYYRGYRFSEDIDFSCRHSGDNLETSLHLLDTVAVWVFHESGVHLSMREPVTVPGDFQIEIPMEYNRGGARRQGLPQVKVHLTFDEPILDEAVDCSVTPGYSDLSAFGITAYSKREIVAEKLRSLLQQQKKWPRPRDLYDLWYILCKTRERFSWQELKPLFDEKCRIREVQPDITSLTSDVLREWNENAWLNRLGPMLKDVPAFDRLWKEWVKTFHKLVEDTK; this is translated from the coding sequence GTGATCACTACCGCGGAACTGCATCGTGTGGCGGAAAAGGAAGGGCTCCGGTTTGATCAGGCCGAAAAAGACTACGTCATCCTCTGGCTTCTGTCAGGATTGGCGCATTCAGAGGCCAAAGACCACGGCTGGGTGTTCAAGGGTGGGACATGTTTAAGGCATTGCTACTACAGGGGCTACCGGTTTTCTGAGGACATTGATTTCAGTTGCAGGCATAGCGGAGACAACCTTGAAACATCGCTCCACCTGCTCGATACGGTTGCCGTATGGGTTTTTCATGAATCAGGGGTCCACTTGTCCATGCGGGAGCCCGTGACGGTGCCGGGCGATTTTCAGATCGAGATTCCCATGGAATACAACAGGGGCGGAGCGCGACGGCAGGGATTGCCGCAGGTAAAAGTTCATCTTACCTTTGATGAGCCTATTCTTGATGAAGCGGTTGATTGCTCAGTTACGCCGGGGTATTCAGACCTTTCGGCATTCGGGATCACGGCTTACTCCAAAAGAGAAATCGTGGCGGAAAAGCTGAGATCTCTGCTTCAGCAGCAGAAAAAGTGGCCACGTCCGAGAGATTTATATGATCTCTGGTATATCCTGTGCAAAACAAGAGAGCGTTTTTCATGGCAAGAACTAAAACCTCTTTTTGATGAGAAGTGCCGTATTCGGGAGGTGCAGCCTGATATTACAAGCTTGACTTCGGACGTGCTGCGCGAGTGGAACGAAAATGCCTGGTTAAACCGATTGGGGCCCATGCTGAAAGACGTGCCGGCTTTTGATCGCCTGTGGAAGGAATGGGTCAAGACCTTTCACAAGTTGGTAGAGGATACGAAGTGA
- a CDS encoding DUF3732 domain-containing protein codes for MKIAILKIILWPKDIEQSPRVIPFSPGKINVITGENATGKSALTSIIDYCLGSGKCSIPVGLIRDVTSWFGLHLQLANTEMIVARRNPEDQQNTSDLYWAEGLNLSVPSNVEKNARVDDLKNRFNQISYLPNLDFSSDEKVGYAGRPSFRDMAAFNFQPQHIVANPYTFFYKADTTEHREKLRVIFPLVLGAIDASTLAKQRELKDTEREHDRLKRELDARLSAAHAWEAEIESYYLQAWTLGLLPDSPAHEVGWSLDKYILELQKVPETIKAMDIPDIKEGTSEAAVTELTSLINEEDRQAQEIGSIRRRLGKLDQLSSSVNEYSITLTNQEDRMQGVGWFEKSLLNSYECPVCAAIHTEGNSRLAELTNLARELKSLTSSVNQAPAKLDRELAVLRQDLREREVAISKIRQKRKFVEGRSNELSAQRQRVRQIYLFVGRVEQALENVSASRNVDDLREQVKVLAQRIVELKRELDPHKQRERLNAAIDTVSAKIAHYARRLQLEHATENVRLNIRELSLQFGRLSGRTDFLWEVGSGQNWVGYHVAGLLALHAHFMSSSSNPVPRFLVIDQPSQVYFPDAWPSMEQTPNGHDRIGYSSDIAGVHRIFSALSRFMDAVTGEFQMIVTEHAGSITWEGIPHIHLVGNWRKGHDEFLIPASWLKREG; via the coding sequence ATGAAAATTGCGATACTGAAAATTATCCTTTGGCCGAAAGACATCGAACAAAGCCCGCGCGTGATTCCTTTTTCCCCGGGCAAGATTAATGTCATTACGGGGGAGAATGCTACAGGCAAGTCGGCTTTGACCTCGATTATTGACTATTGTCTTGGCAGTGGAAAATGCTCAATTCCAGTTGGTTTGATTCGCGACGTGACAAGCTGGTTTGGTCTCCATCTTCAATTGGCAAACACAGAGATGATTGTCGCCCGACGCAATCCAGAAGACCAACAGAATACGAGTGATCTTTATTGGGCAGAGGGACTTAATTTGTCCGTTCCGAGTAACGTTGAAAAAAATGCTCGGGTGGACGACCTTAAAAACCGATTCAATCAAATCTCTTATCTTCCTAACCTCGATTTCTCTTCAGACGAAAAGGTTGGTTATGCTGGACGCCCTAGCTTTCGCGACATGGCCGCGTTTAATTTCCAGCCTCAGCACATTGTCGCTAACCCTTATACTTTCTTTTACAAGGCAGATACAACAGAGCATCGCGAAAAATTGCGAGTAATTTTCCCCCTTGTTTTGGGGGCAATTGACGCAAGCACACTCGCCAAGCAACGCGAATTAAAGGACACCGAACGTGAGCATGATCGCCTCAAGCGTGAATTAGACGCTCGCCTCAGTGCCGCTCATGCTTGGGAAGCCGAAATTGAAAGCTACTATTTACAGGCGTGGACACTTGGACTGCTACCGGACTCACCGGCCCATGAAGTGGGCTGGTCGTTGGACAAATACATTTTAGAGTTACAAAAAGTCCCTGAGACTATCAAAGCTATGGACATTCCAGATATTAAAGAAGGAACCAGCGAGGCGGCAGTTACCGAGTTGACCTCCCTTATTAATGAGGAAGATCGGCAAGCCCAGGAGATCGGCTCGATCAGGCGAAGGCTGGGAAAACTCGATCAGCTTTCCTCTTCTGTCAATGAGTACAGCATCACGCTTACAAATCAAGAAGATCGGATGCAAGGTGTCGGCTGGTTCGAGAAAAGCTTGCTAAATTCTTATGAGTGTCCTGTTTGTGCTGCCATTCACACCGAGGGCAATTCTCGTCTCGCTGAGCTGACAAATTTGGCGCGTGAATTGAAATCCCTTACCTCGTCGGTAAATCAGGCCCCAGCTAAACTTGATCGAGAACTTGCAGTGTTGCGTCAGGACCTCCGTGAGCGTGAAGTGGCCATTTCCAAAATTCGTCAAAAGCGAAAGTTTGTAGAAGGCCGTTCGAACGAGTTGTCTGCCCAACGGCAACGCGTAAGACAAATCTATCTATTCGTCGGTCGTGTTGAGCAAGCATTAGAGAATGTAAGTGCCAGCCGTAATGTTGATGATCTTCGTGAACAAGTGAAAGTTTTGGCACAGAGAATTGTTGAACTTAAACGAGAGCTCGATCCACATAAACAACGCGAACGACTTAATGCCGCTATCGACACCGTGTCTGCGAAAATTGCGCACTATGCTCGACGTTTACAGCTTGAGCATGCGACTGAAAACGTTCGCCTCAATATTCGCGAACTGAGCTTACAATTTGGCCGACTTTCCGGTCGAACCGATTTTCTTTGGGAAGTTGGCAGTGGGCAGAACTGGGTCGGGTATCATGTTGCTGGTTTGCTAGCCCTACACGCACATTTCATGAGCTCGAGCAGCAATCCGGTACCACGTTTCCTTGTCATTGACCAGCCGAGTCAAGTTTATTTTCCCGATGCATGGCCTTCGATGGAGCAAACTCCGAATGGACATGATAGGATTGGTTACTCTTCGGACATTGCCGGCGTACACCGCATTTTCAGTGCCTTGTCTCGTTTTATGGATGCGGTGACAGGCGAATTTCAGATGATTGTGACTGAACATGCAGGGTCCATCACTTGGGAAGGAATTCCTCATATACATCTCGTTGGTAACTGGCGTAAAGGACACGACGAATTTCTCATCCCTGCTTCTTGGCTGAAAAGGGAGGGATAA
- a CDS encoding DUF6521 family protein yields MIDVLFEQKVIQNTGLAAETIWQTVHETYEAKGRTEGVPFPLLFLVLPLAFHKRTAAVLALKTQPGAIYKALADDREITVGLQARMEALSERTFHALSIAFSTGLLRMDQDHQRQVLPGKKTPPVTHVTDDVRTILKAAKRVGQTFAELTIVQITSHLEIKF; encoded by the coding sequence ATGATAGACGTCCTTTTCGAACAGAAGGTAATCCAGAATACAGGCCTTGCAGCTGAAACGATCTGGCAAACAGTTCATGAAACTTACGAGGCGAAAGGTCGCACCGAAGGTGTGCCATTTCCCCTGCTGTTTCTTGTCCTTCCCCTTGCCTTTCATAAGCGTACAGCAGCAGTATTGGCCTTAAAAACTCAACCAGGAGCTATCTACAAGGCTCTCGCCGATGATCGTGAAATTACCGTTGGGCTTCAAGCCCGAATGGAAGCCCTGTCGGAACGTACGTTCCACGCATTATCCATTGCCTTTTCGACCGGATTGCTAAGAATGGATCAAGACCATCAGCGCCAGGTACTCCCTGGCAAGAAGACTCCTCCAGTAACACATGTCACTGATGACGTAAGAACTATCCTAAAGGCTGCCAAGCGAGTTGGGCAAACCTTTGCTGAACTAACCATTGTGCAAATTACCAGCCATTTGGAGATAAAATTCTAA